From a region of the Mytilus galloprovincialis chromosome 3, xbMytGall1.hap1.1, whole genome shotgun sequence genome:
- the LOC143067866 gene encoding homeobox protein Nkx-2.1-like codes for MSLSPKHTTPFSVTDILSPIEDTYRRTTIEAAIPPLAPYRNHHSQHSSSQMASMSVPVSNPYHTGYVPPLSHHTPSFASQYCNGTDFGHYGDPRSTPNWYSSNPDRIAISRLMGGPSSCAMSPMSSGMNHMNMSALGGYDHTKAGMQFPITQRRKRRVLFSQAQVYELERRFKQQKYLSAPEREHLASMINLTPTQVKIWFQNHRYKYKRASKDKIKSEPGSPESSQEDSAPSEHSSPSQSSQQSQHSPRRVAVPVLVKDGKPCSNSGDTQTSHVQHNSQSRMSAGHAGSSGSHVSPQVPNSKILSQPNSLGSGTMPTHCVTNSYSSSHSGLSQGIHYPSSINGNSMTSSPYMLNGRTW; via the exons ATGTCCCTCAGTCCAAAACACACCACACCGTTTTCAGTAACCGATATATTGTCTCCAATTGAAGATACCTACAGAAGAACCACCATTGAGGCTGCAATACCACCCCTGGCTCCGTATAGGAACCACCATTCACAACATTCTTCATCACAGATGGCAAGCATGAGTGTTCCTGTGTCGAATCCTTACCATACTGGATATGTTCCGCCGCTATCTCATCACACTCCGTCCTTTGCATCACAATATTGTAATGGGACAGACTTCGGACACTATGGAGACCCTAGAAGTACTCCAAACTGGTACAGCAGTAATCCTGATCGCATTGCAA tTTCAAGACTAATGGGAGGACCAAGTTCATGTGCTATGTCACCAATGTCTTCAGGAATGAATCATATGAATATGTCAGCTTTAGGCGGATATGATCACACAAAAGCTGGAATGCAGTTTCCCATTACACAGAGGAGGAAACGTAGAGTTCTATTTTCTCAAGCGCAGGTTTATGAACTAGAAAGGcgttttaaacaacaaaaatacctgTCCGCACCTGAAAGGGAACATTTAGCTAGTATGATAAATCTTACGCCAACTCAAGTGAAGATATGGTTCCAGAATCATCGTTACAAGTACAAAAGAGCatcaaaagacaaaattaaaagtGAACCCGGTTCTCCAGAAAGTTCTCAGGAAGATTCTGCGCCCTCGGAACATTCATCACCTAGTCAAAGTTCTCAACAAAGCCAACACTCTCCGAGGCGAGTTGCTGTACCTGTGCTTGTAAAAGATGGGAAACCATGTTCTAATTCTGGAGATACGCAAACTTCCCACGTGCAACACAATTCTCAATCAAGAATGAGTGCTGGTCACGCCGGTTCCTCGGGATCACACGTTTCACCACAGGTTCCAAATTCTAAAATATTGTCTCAACCGAACTCTTTAGGCTCTGGGACGATGCCTACGCACTGTGTTACAAACTCTTATTCTAGTAGCCATAGTGGACTTAGTCAGGGAATTCATTATCCATCTTCCATTAATGGGAACAGCATGACGTCATCACCTTATATGTTAAATGGCAGAACATGGTAA